The genomic window caatttgtgagccagataatttgttaattacttcttttaacGTTGGccacgcggcctttaatatacctactttttcataaaaagatgccgctgcttagcctttcgctgTATGAGTTAAAtcaaaaacagcggcgacatctgcctatcacatttcacgtgtgcgaaaatttcacgacatctgcttctcaagtctctcaatgatccagagcattcccgtgagaattgagcgtgatccggagctgtaaaactcactgaaagacggcaatagCAAGCGCGATAAAAACAATTCCAGGTGCATATCCCCTGCCCCACCGCCAAATTTGTACAATTTCTATCGGGATCTGGGTCGCTGTTCATTGGAACGCGAGGTTTGCTTATTTACACTTTTCTTATTAGACCACTACACCTGTTACTTGGCAACCAATAACAAAACAAATGAGAAACAATTTTCCTACACAACAGCAGAAGGATCTATtgccgaaaaattaaaaaaaaaaaatgaataaagtgAAGTATTTATTAAAATTCCGCATATCTTTTAAAGAAATAATCACAAAGGGGTAGAGCATGTATTATTAAGAGTGGAATATTAGTAGTCCTAGTACTTTAATATGCGAAAGGCAAGGAGATGCCTCAAACCTCCAGGATCTGTTTCAAGTTGTGAAATTCTCCAAAAAATATGCGGTAGTTCATTTGTATTACCTGGCGCAAATAGTTATTAAAAGGTAATAGAAATAGAAGACCTGCTGGCGGCTCAAAATAAATTTGTCATCACCTCATCAACATCAAAAacagcatttaaaattgaaataatgtCGTTTGATAAATTGCTTTACAAGTTTGATGATCCACATGGAAACGGCGATGTTTATTTTATATGGCAAAAGGGACCTTCTGGAGCACTTTTAGCTACAACTGGCTCGGATGGCTCCGTAGCTATATTCAATCGACAAGGACAACTAGTCGAGCGCATGCTGCTAGCGGGGTgagttaaaaataaaaacttatattaAATGTAACTATATTCATAAACTCAACACAACAATCAGACTATGCTCTGGTTTCGCCTGGGATAATGGCGGTGATCTATTGGGCATTATAAATGCCACCACACCTGTTATCCAAATATGGGATTCCAGCACGCAATTGAAAACTACAATCGAATCGGGTCTACGTGATCCACTTACTTGTATAGTGTGGTCGAAACAAGAACAAGTGCTGGCTGTTGGTACCGCACGTGGAAATTTGGCAATTTACAATCATCGGTCCGGCAAGCGTACACCAATTTTGGGTAAACACAATAAACGCATAACATGTGGCGCATGGTCTGCACAAAATTTGCTAGCGTTGGGTTCTGACGATAAAAGTTTTTCAATAAGTAATGATGCCGGCGATACTGTGCGTGTAGTGCAATTACGTGCTTCGCCCACCGATATGTACTTCGCCCAAATGTCTAGCGACGAACGCATCAATGGCAGTAATGGTAGCTTGGGCGATGTTGGCAGTAGTGTAACTGGTGGTGATAATGCCATTAGCATGATTATTGGCAAACGTACTTTATTTCTTTATTATCTACCCGAACCGGATGCACCTACAGAGCTGGGGTTTCAAAGTCGCTATGGTTCATTGTTGCAACACAAATGGTTTGGTGATGGTTATATTTTATTGGGTTTCTCTAATGGGCATGTAGTAGCAATATCAACACATCCACGTGATGTTGGTCAAGAGCTATGGCAGGTAAAAAATCACAAAGAGCAACTGACGGGATTGGCATACTGCCCATCATTAGATATTGTAGCTTCTTGTGGTGATGATACGTAAGTTAGTCACTTTAAAAgctaataataaatttatataaaatatattttatattttttacagcATAAAAATCCATTCGATTACAAATCTACAAGAAACCGAGAAAATAATAACCGTGCCCGACCATTCAGGTGTGCAAATGATCGATTGGTCCAGTGATGGCCAATTATTAGCGGTTACTTCATTGGCTGGCACCGTATACATATATGTTACCAAATTGTCCGTGATCTACGCTGTATCCCCACCGCGCATAGCTATTTTGAGCAGTTTGTCTGAAGTATCAATTTATGTGTATACACCCGAAAAGGTATATTTTTctattacaattgaaaataacTCATagctgaaattttttttgtttttacagtcCGCCAAAACTGCACCATATCGTTTAAGTCTGCTTGATGAGCCTACTTTTATCGCAATCGGTCCTTACTATCTAGCAGCTGGTTTTGATAAGCATGTTTGGTTTTATGATTTGGGGAAAACGCTAGGTGATCATCCACAATTACTAAGCGAACGTGATTTTCCTGCATCTATTGCTGATTTCAAATTGAATGCGGATTATTGCGCAGCTATTTGTACACCCCGTCTATTGCTACAAGCAGTTGTAACCGATAGCCCAAATGTAAAAGATAAGCTCTCACAAACTTTTCCAGCAGCGCTACCAGCACTTAATGATGCAGTAATAATGTGCTTTTGTTTGACGCaagaatttttaatatttgccaCAGATGTGAGTAGAGATTGATATGCGAAGGCATGCATGGGAGGTGTTatgttagaaataaaaaaaaaaaatcgttaaaaagCAGTTTAAACCTTTAAATTCTTATAGCGTATAGATTATAACATCGTTTTTAAGTAGTTGTTTTCTGTTACTGTCATGAAATAGCCTGGTTTCTGACCAAGAAAATACGACATAACACCTTCACCCACGCATATCctcatatatgcatgtgtatattaaCTAAAAGGTTTATTTCCTTTATCTACAGCTTGGACATCTTATTTATTTTTCTCTGGATAAATGGGAGGTTTGCACTAAATATTCTCATAATATGGGCATACGCAAACTGTATTCTGATACGGAGGGTACAAAGATCATATTTATTGATGATCATGGACAAGGTTACATATTTCTGCCGGTAATAAGTTATTAATATTACCCTTTTAAAAGCATATAAAACAATCCATGATTGCTACTGTTTTGTTCTTGGGGCTGTATGTTTTTCCTTTTGAGCACCAAAATTTTATACAGAAATTCGATGTGTCAAAAGTCGAAACATATCTTGCAATTTCAGTGAAGTCAGTGCTACAGGAAGAATATTCTCCTACAAAAAGATAAACACCTTTGCCTCATTTGGGTTACCTAAAAATGGCTTTAAATCGGCACCGTAGAGAGATTAGTGTGCTGGAACACCTATTACATCATAAATACTTCAGAAAAGTTTTCTTAACGTGCTCGCTTTTTGACTGTTGCTGTGGTAAGCCCTTTGTGTGTCTACGTATTTCGGAACCGTTTTGGTAACATATCAGTGCCGAATCTTTTCAGGATTGTTTTAATCTCTGAATCATTTTTTGTATCAACTTAGGGACATTGCGGTCCAAGATCATCAATACGGTTTTATAATATCTCAAAATCAGTTAGATATTGTTTTCGGCATCATGCAAAGAGTATTTCGGGATTAAGTTCAAAAatatattggtttttgtttttttaaaatcGTTTCAACTTTGATTCTATTAgactattgttgttatttttgtagcGATGAtggaaactccccgaaggttttcggGTAGGATGTTGATGGCTATAGATCCgctaagttccggtaacaagcaccattaaggtacaaaaccgaacatctcgggaacgatttaacatGACCACACTGAACCTTCTAGGCCCTCTCATGAGATACTTCTcgtgctaaagaaacaggattcaccgcgtaggtgaggttgacaattgagttggagaagctataaattgtgctgCCAACCACTTGAAAAGGTTGTGCTACACAATCACTTGAGGTCCCGGAACATAATAGTTTGTAGAGTCGGATCGAGGGCACGGGTAAAagctagtttatttataaaaataaaaatatgaagcaAACTATTAGGCCCGAATCAGGGAACCTCTACGAGACAGCCCAATTAAtagtttacatacatatgttctttTTTCGCAGGCCTTAGAGGAGACTGTTATCATAACAGATTTCATAAAGAACTGTGAAGGTTGCTTGTGGGATGTAGCACAACAGCATATTTTCATAACGTTCGATACAAAATTAGTGACAACTCATGTTTTTGTGCGCTACTCAGTTAATGGTAAACTAGTCATATAAAATAACTTATACATTGCAATTTATCTTAATACAGCTCTTTATGTGTGTCTAGGAAAACATACTCTAAAAATTGGAGATAGTAAATTGAGTCCCGCACAGCTGCCACTTATGTTGTGTGGCGGTGAAATGGTGCTACATATCGATGGCGGTCAATATGCCACACAAACGCTTGCTACACATTTAGTTACACCAAACATAAGTCCTAGTATAAATTTAAGAGTATTATTGAATCTCAAAAATTATGTAGAGGCTTACAAGACTTGCGAGCGCTTAAATGCACGTTCTGGTTGGTTGGAATTTGGCGAGCAAGCGATTGCCGATTTAGAACCGGATATTGGTAagtacaacaatatatactatgtaGTAGTTGACGGGTCGTAAATTGCAAGGCTGACATTTTAATctcattatttatttatgtacagcTTTGCGCGCCTATCGTCATATTGGTGATGCTGCTATGGTCGCCGCTTTGGAAAATATGCGTTACATTGAAGAAGTACACATGCTTACCGGATTTTGTTGCCTATTATTGGGGAAATATGACGAGGCAAAGGATTTTTTTTTACGTGGCACCTATACCAAAGAAGCGCTTGAGATTTGTCGTGATTTATTGCAGTGGGAACAGGCATTGTTGTTGGCACATAAATATGAGCCGGATGAAGTGCCTTTTATTGCGCGTGAATATGCACAACAATTGGAATTTACGTgagttttgtttaaataaaatgagACAAAAAATCTTTGCGATATCGACTTCAAAAACCACCTCATCGCCGCCAATAACTAAAGAACGCATTAACTTacaatttgtttgaagaactacCTTAATTCGTTTCCGAAACTCTTTCCCTCAAttaccaaaaaaatttcaaaaacaatgaGCAAATTCCCAAGCTCACCGAACCTTAAGACGACATAAATTCCACCACAGCgtgttaaggggcttagaatatatccgcggcaggtatgcctgtcgtaaaaggcgactaaaataccaaattgattcaaggggttgtgtagcgcaaccctttcaaggggttgccagtgcaatatatagcttaaattgtcaacctcacctacccgtggcgaagaGATTTTAAAATATCTCTGCAGTTCTATTTTCTCCAAAACTTTTGTTCCTTATTTCTCTTATTTTGATGGTATCGAATCttgtttttcacttttttttaatcCTTAGCGGCAACTATGCCGATGCACTTTATCATTACGAAAAGGGCTACAAAGAAGATTTGATTAACGACAATGATGAAGAATTAATTAACGCCTCACCAGAGTATGAAGAGCATGTGCGCCAATGTAAAATGGGCATTGCTCGAACATCCATACGGGCTGGAGATTTTCGACGTGGTGTAAGTTTTTCTATATGCACAACAGCAGCAAGACATATAACAATTAACCTAATTTTATCCCCTAAATTACACAGATTCAATATGCTGTCGAACTAAATGACAAACAATTGCTCTATGACTGCGCTGAACTGCTGGCCACTGTCGGGCACTACACTGAAGCTGCTGGTCTATATGAACGTGGCGATTACTATGATGAAGCATGTACTCATTatataaatttgaaaatgtgGAATAAAGCAAATCAAATATTGCCACAAGTGCAGAGCACAAAATTGCATGCTGCCTATGCTAAGGCCAAAGAGATGGATGGACATTTTGAGGAGGCCATCAGTAGCTATCGTATTGCTGGTGATCTTGATGCCTGCGTACGCATCTATTTAGATCATTTATGTGATCCACATGCTGCCTCTGAAATCGTACTCGAATCTCGTTCAATGGAAGCTGCAAAAATGTTGgcgaaattttatcaaaaaattggtGATGTTGAGCAAGCATTACAATTCTTAGTAATTTGCGGTTGTGTGGAAGAAGCATTTGCGCTTGCACAACGTCATAACAAACTCAAACAACATGGTGAGCTATTGCAACGTTACGAAAATGCTAAATCAAGTGATTATCTCGCTTTGGCACATTACTTCGAAACTGAAAAGTACACGCTACTTGCAGGCAAGTACTATTTCTTGGCGCGCGAATTTAGTAAAGCGCTACGTTTTCTATTAAAAGCATCAGCCTTTAGCAATGAGGAATCGCAAGCACTTTCACTAGCTATTGATTGTGTAGCGACATCGAATAACGAACAATTGGCTACGCAGTTAATTgaatttctgcttggcgaggtggaTGGTGTGCCGAAAGATCCGCGCTATCTTTTTCGTTTGTATATGGCTCGTAAGCATTATAAAGATGCTGCTAAAACAGCCATTATAATAGCGAATCAGGAGCAATTGGCTGGTAATTACAAGGTAGCACGTGATATGCTATTCTCAATGTATCAAGAATTACGTCGCAATAATTTGGCAGTGTCTGCAGATATGCGTCATAATTTGATTTTGTTACATCGTTATACTTTGGTGCGTATACATGTAAAGTTGGGCAATCATTTGCTGGCCGCCAAATTGCTGGTACAAGTTGCTGCTAATATATCACAATTTCCCGAACGTAAGTGCGCGACATATTCAGTATTTTGTTCTCAATAAATACTAATATCgcctttaataaaatatttttcgctCCGCAGATATTATTCCAATACTCACCTCAACTGTTATTGAATGTCAACGTGCTGGTCTAAAAAAGTCCGCCTTTCTTTACGCTTCAATGCTAATGCGTCCTGATTATCGGCCACAGTTGGATCCACGTTATGCAAAAAAGATTGAGTCCGTTGTACGTAAAGCGCCAAAAGGCGTAAAAACTTTAAGCGATGATATTGATGCTGAAACAATGGAATGCCCGATTTGTGATAAAAATTTGCCAAATATGGAAGTTACTTGTCACAGCTGTAAAACTACACTACCCATATGTATAGCAACGGGTCAACATATTATTAAGCAACAAATGACCTCTTGTCCGGAATGTGATTTTCTTTGTTTTCGCGCCGAAATGGAAAAGTATGCTTgtcacaaatatataaaaaaaaaaaaaaaattaactaattttTTCTCTGCCTATATAGAATACTTTCAGAATTGAATGAATGCCCTATGTGTGGTGAACATGTAGCGCCGGAGCAGCTACTCGACGTGGAGGATATACGTCCCTATATTTTGGCTTCATCTTAGTATTACATTTTTAGGCGCACTTAAATTTAAGCGCAAAGTACTTTTTTTGGTGTATTTATCGAATTAAGAAAGCACAAAATCATCATCTAAAGTGGTAAGTAATGCACAAGCACACAAACACAGTCCAACTAATGGTCAACAGAAAGACTTTAAATGTGGAATATTTGTTAAAAAGCTATAAACATATTTCAATGCGACTTTATTTGAACTATTGGTTGGGCGGAAAAAATAGAAGCACTTAACTAAATTATTAGTAGTAGTTTGCGGATCTATTTACAGTGCCTTAAAATCAGATAAAATCTCTacttaaaaagtacaaaaaaagcGAACACATTTACTTTTCGAATCGATTTAATTTAAAATACGCTTGGGCATAAGATTCTTCGCAAATATATTTCAAATGAATGAATTTTGTCTCAATAATATATCTTTAAAGAGGAAGCGATGTTACAAATCACCATGGGGTAACACGCGCCTGAAACGATTAAAAAGTCTCAAAAACAAGTTTCTTAAGAAATATAAGGCATTTCGTATCTCAGCATATTTTGTTAAATACCGCCATTTTCAGAAGAAATTCAAGTCTCTGAATAACAAGCTGTATAAAAACTATTTAAGTAGTACGGAGAGAAATATTAAATCTAATCCGAAGAAATTTTGGAACTTCGTGAAATCCAAAAAGGCGGCCTCAAGTATTCCCACGTCGGTTGAGTATGATAATAACTTCGCTACTACCCCATATGAAGCAGAAAATTtatttgctgacttttttaagtcaaattacgtATCTGATGTTGGAGAGTCTCCTGATTTCTCTGGCGATTTTCCGTCATTTCTTAATTTCGGTGCGCTTCAAATTACCGCTAACGATATTACGGAGGGTTTAGTTTGCCTCAAGTCTTCTTCTCAGACAGATTGTGATGGACTATCAGCAATGCTCCTCAAAAACTGTCCAGCATTAGTTACTCCATTGGAGATTATATTTAATAAATCCCTTTCTTCAGGGACCTTTCTGAACGATTGGAAACTAGCTACAATAACACCTCTTTTCAAAAGTGGAAGAAAAAGCGACGTTCGGAACTATCGGCCAATATCCAAGCTCTCAAGCATCTCGAAGTTGCTTGAATGGattgttaaagaaaaaatatattttactgtCAAGGCTATGATAAATCCCAATCAACATGGATTTGTGCAGGGTCGTTCAACGGCCTCTAATTTGGCGGTCTTTACCGAATTCTGTATTTCTTCGTTTTCGTCAGGACTCCAGGTTGATTGTATTTACAAGGATTTTTaaaaggcgtttgataaagtctcTCATACGATTCTATTACATAAATTGGTATGCCTTGGATTCCATTCATCTTTTTTATTATGGCTCAAATCATACCTAACCGGTAGAAGTTGCGTAGTTACCATTGATGGTGCACTCTCGAACCCTTTTGTTGCCACTTCAGGCGTTCCTCAAGGAAGCATTCTAGGTCCGctcctttttataatttttattaatgacatcagtCAATGCTTTTCGCACTCAAAATTTTTGCTCTATGCTGAggatttaaaaattgtttcgaaTGTTCGGGACACATCAGATGCCTTTCATCTGCAGACCGATTTGGACAATCTTCACAGATGGTGTGAGAAGTCACGCCTCTCCCTTAACATAAAGAAATGTTTCCATTTGACATATTGCAGGCGTCTAAGCATCCTCGATACATCGTATCGGATTGCTAATGATGTGCTGCAAAATGTAACAGAGTTTAAGGACTTGGGCGTGGTATTTGATGTTAAACTTACTTTCAACGGCCACATAAACTTAATACTCTCAAAATCGTATTCCGTTCTCGGTTTCATTCGTCGCAACTCCAAGGAGTTTTCTGATCCCTATACGTTTAAGCAACTATTTACCTCTCTTGTTCGATCACATTTAGagtatgctgttttcatttggagaccatatgATCAACTCTCGATAAGTAGAATTGAACgagttcaaataaaaaaaaaaataaatgtaaggcgcgataacctccgaagagatctaagaccgagcttctcttccaatttgcgtcgtgctcctcttgattttccctacaaattggccggacgggacctacatgttttatgccgactccgaacggcatctgcaaagcagatgagttttcactgagagcttttcatggcagaaatacacccggagtgcttgccaaacactgcagaggggcgaccccgcttagaaaaattttcttctaattgaaaaatcttatttctaaaattttgatgttgctttgcctgggagttgaacccagggcatacggtatgataggcggagcacgctacccatcacaccacggtggccgccaacgagTTCAAAAGGTCTTTCTAAAACACGCTCTACGTTCCTTAAGGTTTGAGGAGCCTGTCCCGCCCTACGATTCTCGGCGTTTGCTAATTAATTTGGATTCGctggaaaaacgaaggaaaattctCTCGCTTTCTTTTGCTTTCAATGTTATTAATGGCATTATCGATTGCCCAATGTTACTTGAGCGGATTAGTTTTAATATTCCTCAGAGAAATCTTCGTAAGTTCTACCCTTTTTAGAACAACATATGCTAGCAATGCGCCTATTGCTCGGGCACTAAGAGAATTAAATGCTCTGTTCTCTTCATCTACTAAGCTTGACTTTGCACTATCAAAATCGGATTTTGTAAGAATTCTAAATTCAATTTGTCTATAAGTtataaccagggatgcaccttaacgttaagctaatcgtttatcaaaaaatttccaccgtttccgttgaaacacttcgaaatattatcgataaagaaattatcaagataaattgtatctcgtgtttatccgaaacgaaaagctttcgttaacgttaaaaacgttaacaaaaacgtgatactttatgtttgaattgtgctggcaatgctatagccatggtgaagccgtaaggtggtaacaacgagcgcacatacacacacaaactccatataatttgtttgtgtaattcgttggtggtaatgtcaaaaacactctgagaaatgttcgtactgtcaaaattcatgagaaaagttgcaatcagcttggctattgctttcacctttaatgactccgccatcaatcagctttgccagcatagtttgaaattaataatgaacataaacgatttgattccgttttgatatggcagaaaacgaaacgaaatcatttcgttaatttgacgtttttaacgttaataaacgaaacgaaatgactttgtttcgtttattaacgttaattatcgtaacgaaatgatatcggttcgttggttaagcatgcctggttataACAATCAATTACAATACATACTTCTTCTCATTTGCGCGAGATTATTTTACAttattctagtctgtaaggtatCCTGTACTGtacatttaatttaaataaataaataaataaataaataaataaataaataaataaatactaaaatcGGGTTAGAGAATGAGGTCACAGATCAGCAATTTTCTAAGCAAAGTAGTTTTATGCATTTTAAAACTTATCTAGTGTAATTAATAATATGCATTATCATTCGCACCTTAagctaaaaaaaacataaaaagcaAAGTATTTTCTCAACCACCTTTTACTGAGAAAATCGGGTTTGAGTAAATGTTGACTATTTATGCTTTAGGCTCAAAGCTTCAAAACTAATATGTACTGTTgcaaattttaagaaattctTGTTTATTCTGCACCTTCTTTTATCGTTCGAATCgccgaactgtcgaataaataacacaaatattcagtatagaaaatgttctttatttacaacactactatgaTAGTAGGCCTTTACAACTAAATTACTcacgtacttcacttatagcgtatTAAAAACCAACTTATTCCATCACTTGGACTTCGCTGCATTTATACTCAGTGTCCCTCGTTAGCTCTCTTAGGGTCTAGACTTTTTGCGAACAACTTTCTCATATAGTTGCTTTTTTATTTCTCGTTTCTCTCTTCTATGTATATATGGCTGAGTAATATGCGCTCTTTATTGCATCTCATATTATCGTTATCGTATATGTGTGGTGGCTGTTTTCGATTTCATTTGCTTGCCTTCCTTCCGTTGTTGTCCAGCATttattactagcggcatagtgacaTATCGAAACCTAACTTAAAAACGggacttttatataaaatgtataaaccATATTATTTTATATGATCACATATGATATCAAATGATACCATATCATATCGAATATCGAGATCGATAGGGAGTTGtgtcaaaaaacttaaaatttgattttattcaTGGTACCAAGCTCTTGAATTTAATTCAAATCAATCTGTATACTCGATTTAATATTAGCTGTATACTCATCCAGAGAAGGCTTGGTGCATATtggcttaggttaggttagtatTGTTACCAAAATTGGTTTGATGACCAAAATGAATTGTGTTATAAAATGACTGCGTACTCTTGGTAAATACTTGAGCCTTAAGGCCTCAAGATGTGACAACTCTGCAGCCTCCAGCAGCTGGAGGCTAAACATCGCGTTCGCAGACACGAACGCAGAGCGTACTCAGCCGTTTGTTTTCTGCAGCCCGCACTTACTACATCTGCTGTTATAGACAAGGCCTAATTCATAATCATGTAACGCGAGAAGGCACTGATAAATTTTGCAGCGCCAAGCGGGTTTGGATATTTACCGTATATTCGTCGAGTGCTGCACTCTCCTTCATTATGACCGGGAAGACAGTATAGATGTACGGTTCGGCCGTGAGTTTGGTCAGGTCAATAAGTTGTTTGCCCTTTCTGAACATTAAGATTTTTAAGTTGATCGCTGATCTAGGTGTGCGGTATCGTATGATACTATATCATATGAGCAAAGAGACatcacttaacatgtttgcttcgaacCCAAACTACTCGCTGATTTAGATTGGGGTTACTCATATTATGCACTTTACATACATAACATTAAAACACATTTAccatttaatttttcttggaaacattaataaaactttgttttgATAACAATTTTAAGTAACTATTATTATTCGCATATTTATAACTCGTCAGCGAGCTCTTGGTTTAATATAAACTCTATGTTATCGTAGTACGTAGCTACGTGTCAAAGGATAAGCAACTATTATATCCAACTGTCCCCTATAAATGCAAATATTATAATCATTTAATAATTGTGCTATCAAACTAATAATGCGTTTGACTTATTTCATAGATGAATGTTTCTTTGTTTCGAGAGATCGCTGTCAAAATGGacttttttgtcaatgatgccactccaaagaaaaattaatgcccctattaccgtttacaactcaacttagttgcgttgtaattaaaacaactcaactttaagacaactcaactcctgtttggtattacgaattacaacttatttcagttgaaattgaattgagttgccaacttcagaaagtgatgatttgacagataaataaacagctgatcaatttgtggcagaaatttaagcattttcaaatgtgatttttcatTGGATTGGCAACACTGAAAGTGTAAAGAAGCGTGGtctgaacaaattttttacaaaagttaaatttttttaattgaagtggagaataataaaatttaaacaatacAAACACTAATTCTACTTAATTAAAAGTTAATTTTATTGGATAAAAagataaaactacaaaaaataagAATATACTAACTACTAAGTGAACCTAACCTCAAAATGGATGTAGACGCCGAGGAGCCTGAGGGCTCCTGGGTACAACAATATAAAGACAGaaataaaaaaccgaaaattgataaaaacatTAAACCGGAGTTGAGAAATGAGGAAAACAATACATTATTCAATCAACAAATAAATTCTCGAAAACaagcaaaacaaaataaaccAGAAGATATTGCGGATAAAAATACCATTCAAGTAACAAATATTCAGCAAAATACAACAAAAAGGAATGAAAACGAggatataaatattaataataaaccGGCAGGAAATATGACAACAAATGAATATCTATACTATGACAAAGATCACAAAGGTCCATTTGTGGTATATATTGACAAAACACAAAATGGAACTGAAAGAAATTCAATTAATGCAGTAACCGTAGCCAACCTTCTTAAAATCCTTAACTATGAAGAAGTGGATGAGGTAAGCAAAGTAGGTTTTGGTAGAATAAAAACTATATGTAAAAATGCAGAAAcagcaaataaaatttgtaatGATAACACAATTAAAAATAAAGGTTATGAACCGAAAATATTACAACACTGCCTTTCAAAAACGGGTATCATTTTTGATATTCCAACGGAAATGACAATGGAAGAACTTCACAAAGACATTATTACAACA from Eurosta solidaginis isolate ZX-2024a chromosome 3, ASM4086904v1, whole genome shotgun sequence includes these protein-coding regions:
- the Oseg6 gene encoding WD repeat-containing protein 19: MSFDKLLYKFDDPHGNGDVYFIWQKGPSGALLATTGSDGSVAIFNRQGQLVERMLLAGLCSGFAWDNGGDLLGIINATTPVIQIWDSSTQLKTTIESGLRDPLTCIVWSKQEQVLAVGTARGNLAIYNHRSGKRTPILGKHNKRITCGAWSAQNLLALGSDDKSFSISNDAGDTVRVVQLRASPTDMYFAQMSSDERINGSNGSLGDVGSSVTGGDNAISMIIGKRTLFLYYLPEPDAPTELGFQSRYGSLLQHKWFGDGYILLGFSNGHVVAISTHPRDVGQELWQVKNHKEQLTGLAYCPSLDIVASCGDDTIKIHSITNLQETEKIITVPDHSGVQMIDWSSDGQLLAVTSLAGTVYIYVTKLSVIYAVSPPRIAILSSLSEVSIYVYTPEKSAKTAPYRLSLLDEPTFIAIGPYYLAAGFDKHVWFYDLGKTLGDHPQLLSERDFPASIADFKLNADYCAAICTPRLLLQAVVTDSPNVKDKLSQTFPAALPALNDAVIMCFCLTQEFLIFATDLGHLIYFSLDKWEVCTKYSHNMGIRKLYSDTEGTKIIFIDDHGQGYIFLPALEETVIITDFIKNCEGCLWDVAQQHIFITFDTKLVTTHVFVRYSVNGKHTLKIGDSKLSPAQLPLMLCGGEMVLHIDGGQYATQTLATHLVTPNISPSINLRVLLNLKNYVEAYKTCERLNARSGWLEFGEQAIADLEPDIALRAYRHIGDAAMVAALENMRYIEEVHMLTGFCCLLLGKYDEAKDFFLRGTYTKEALEICRDLLQWEQALLLAHKYEPDEVPFIAREYAQQLEFTGNYADALYHYEKGYKEDLINDNDEELINASPEYEEHVRQCKMGIARTSIRAGDFRRGIQYAVELNDKQLLYDCAELLATVGHYTEAAGLYERGDYYDEACTHYINLKMWNKANQILPQVQSTKLHAAYAKAKEMDGHFEEAISSYRIAGDLDACVRIYLDHLCDPHAASEIVLESRSMEAAKMLAKFYQKIGDVEQALQFLVICGCVEEAFALAQRHNKLKQHGELLQRYENAKSSDYLALAHYFETEKYTLLAGKYYFLAREFSKALRFLLKASAFSNEESQALSLAIDCVATSNNEQLATQLIEFLLGEVDGVPKDPRYLFRLYMARKHYKDAAKTAIIIANQEQLAGNYKVARDMLFSMYQELRRNNLAVSADMRHNLILLHRYTLVRIHVKLGNHLLAAKLLVQVAANISQFPEHIIPILTSTVIECQRAGLKKSAFLYASMLMRPDYRPQLDPRYAKKIESVVRKAPKGVKTLSDDIDAETMECPICDKNLPNMEVTCHSCKTTLPICIATGQHIIKQQMTSCPECDFLCFRAEMEKILSELNECPMCGEHVAPEQLLDVEDIRPYILASS